A region of Nakaseomyces glabratus chromosome E, complete sequence DNA encodes the following proteins:
- the EPA20 gene encoding EPA20 (CAGL0E00275g~Putative adhesin-like cell wall protein (adhesin cluster I); predicted GPI-anchor), producing MSWALIYAILHSLAVVCEGFISTEGDISIVRDSNIPNNYPLGCSNKYSGHLPGLKMELYSYNYVNPRHPDPQNPGKLDQLYDPNLLGTYECFDSSYKDINYPRVGYKSKTLIGRSDGVSGILNFNFVPPWGCMPQKGQLPPAYNFKSNITLSNFTMILFGYFKPKISGNHIFSLHGDDLIYLNFGAGNAFDCCRQESSADNFGNYQAFSLWGINWEKKTLTVYLDMNTYYPIRIFYNNRDYQAIFNFSFKTEFDSSPVIDFQDYFFFLRDIDGGCPGEVSFQTTCGNFPRTITKTVDYEVVSSHPVQLPYTKTIYHVLVPCTSSVGATICTDGYYDPISNICHSYSSMIIKKLSSVLPSSSISSGLRLSSSSTFSSIPMPSVTTSKIMSSRFEAPFGPRIGTWDLEDKPEPASKQLGDFIVDINGMSRSHLAQFSVNLPSNDTQRPYSKRNSSFFPSNLSDREPATPTSWIYMETTVDPLVTSLSPQQENKTHQKQLSSPYFFASSVDRSLNSSYKSSSLYLDHILRSSFSSSMKLHQSRDYASEKQKLSFSEQQSSTSSKVLASKLKDMSDRSSTNYSIVRHATPHPNFSQIQRSQPKSKYSYLNSTESIDGIPTAHKFMSKLPELRSQFTNSPLFTKMGAIGNHSPQFVSEYSHYSSSMDNLSIGSDTLESSNLSRSSIASNPVNSSYFTNDVFEITQLNNKTDSRSILYGDDTSTQTAISESTPASGISVPTLINITRNLVHVINVTAEELNWNTPPAVDKNDGSSNLITIKWFSDVSTLFSYVIGMADDQDNIYTTNCCGSCHHHYHIHSINLPTFTDFYSRVDTNNENSNLGIQTLNDTFNLISSLTHNGGSTFLKASISYLSLTELIIGVILLC from the coding sequence ATGTCATGGGCGTTGATTTATGCAATATTACACTCCTTAGCGGTTGTGTGCGAAGGTTTTATTAGCACAGAAGGAGATATAAGTATTGTTAGGGATTCTAACATTCCAAATAATTATCCCTTAGGATGttcaaataaatatagTGGCCATTTACCTGGATTGAAGATGGAACTGTATAGTTACAATTATGTGAATCCGAGACATCCAGATCCACAAAATCCAGGAAAACTGGATCAGCTATATGACCCCAACCTTTTGGGTACATATGAATGCTTTGACTCCTCATATAAAGACATAAACTATCCAAGGGTTGGATATAAATCAAAAACGTTGATCGGTAGATCTGATGGGGTATCTGGTATtttaaatttcaatttcgTCCCACCATGGGGTTGTATGCCACAGAAAGGCCAACTGCCACCGGCATATAACTTTAAGTCCAATATTACTTTGTCCAATTTTACTATGATATTGTTTGGCTATTTTAAGCCAAAGATTTCAGGCAACCATATATTCTCTCTGCATGGTGATGATCTAATATATCTTAATTTTGGTGCCGGCAATGCCTTCGACTGTTGCAGACAAGAGAGTAGTGCAGATAATTTTGGTAATTATCAAGCTTTCAGTCTATGGGGTATAAACTGGGAAAAGAAAACGCTTACTGTGTACCTTGACATGAATACATACTATCCCATACGGATTTTCTACAACAACCGGGACTATCAAgcaatttttaatttttctttcaaaacaGAATTTGATAGTAGCCCCGTCATAGACTTCCAggattattttttcttccttcgAGATATTGATGGGGGTTGCCCAGGAGAAGTTAGCTTTCAAACAACATGTGGGAATTTTCCTagaacaataacaaaaacaGTAGACTATGAAGTTGTGTCAAGCCATCCAGTTCAGTTACCATATACAAAAACGATATATCATGTGCTTGTACCATGTACCAGTAGTGTGGGTGCAACGATATGTACAGACGGTTATTACGATCCCATATCAAACATATGTCATTCTTATAGCTCTATgataatcaaaaaattatcatcAGTTTTACCTTCAAGCTCTATCTCATCTGGGCTAAGGCTAAGCTCTTCGAGCACATTTTCATCGATTCCAATGCCATCAGTGACAACATCAAAGATAATGTCTAGCAGATTTGAAGCACCTTTCGGACCTAGGATAGGAACTTGGGATCTCGAGGACAAACCAGAACCTGCTTCTAAACAGCTTGGAGATTTCATAGTAGATATAAATGGGATGAGCAGGTCTCATTTAGCTCAGTTTTCGGTTAATCTGCCGTCTAATGACACCCAGCGCCCATATTCTAAACGAAATTCAAGCTTCTTTCCTTCAAATCTCTCTGATAGAGAACCAGCAACACCGACATCATGGATATATATGGAAACCACAGTTGATCCATTAGTTACTTCCTTGAGCCCacaacaagaaaataaaacacATCAGAAGCAACTATCATCGCCATATTTTTTCGCCTCTAGTGTTGATCGATCATTAAATTCTTCATATAAATCTAGCTCGCTATACTTAGATCACATTCTTCGATcctctttttcttcatccatGAAGCTGCACCAATCGCGGGATTATGCATCTGAAAAACAGAAACTTTCATTTAGCGAGCAACAATCATCTACATCATCAAAAGTTCTTGCTTCTAAACTGAAAGACATGAGTGATAGATCTTCCACGAATTACAGTATTGTCAGGCATGCAACTCCCCATCCAAATTTTTCCCAAATACAAAGATCACAGCCAAAATCTAAATATAGTTACTTGAACTCAACTGAAAGCATTGATGGAATTCCTACTGCACATAAGTTTATGTCAAAGTTACCGGAATTAAGGTCACAGTTCACTAACTCTCCATTGTTTACAAAGATGGGTGCCATAGGCAATCACTCACCACAATTTGTGTCTGAATATTCACACTACTCATCATCAATGGATAATTTGAGCATTGGATCGGATACTCTAGAATCATCTAACTTAAGCCGTTCCTCAATCGCGAGTAACCCAGTTAATTCGAGTTATTTTACTAATGATGTGTTTGAAATAACTCAACTAAATAATAAAACCGACAGCAGATCAATACTCTATGGAGACGATACAAGCACACAGACTGCAATCTCTGAAAGTACACCAGCGTCTGGAATTTCAGTTCCTACACTAATCAACATCACGAGGAACTTAGTGCATGTTATAAATGTCACAGCAGAAGAACTTAACTGGAACACTCCACCGGCTGTGGACAAAAATGATGGCAGCTCAAATTTGATTACTATTAAGTGGTTCTCAGATGTATCAACTTTGTTTTCATACGTTATAGGTATGGCTGATGATCAGGATAATATATACACGACTAATTGTTGTGGTTCatgtcatcatcattatcatatTCATAGTATCAATCTACCCACTTTCACAGATTTCTATTCAAGAGTAGACAccaataatgaaaattCAAATCTTGGAATTCAAACATTAAATGACACGTTTAACTTAATTAGTTCTCTAACACATAATGGAGGATCTACATTTTTAAAAGCCtcaatatcatatttgaGCCTTACAGAACTAATAATAGGAGTAATTCTCTTATGTTGA
- the HMRA1 gene encoding Hmra1p (CAGL0E00341g~Mating type protein a1; differentially spliced transcript; expressed in both MATa and MATalpha strains), translating to MMTVDPIQDLRNICLQILQSVNSNTLLEEETWDYNTLINNIDLPKQTREALRRSASQYLLYCQRKNKTYTTRKPLPAKAKLQLVETFSKKRYLTRCEKHQLAVQCGITTNQVQIWFANRRKRSKDLNNRD from the exons ATGATGACAGTAGACCCAATACAAGATCTACGCAATATCTGTTTACAGATATTGCAATCGGTTAATTCTAATACTctattggaagaagaaacatGGGATTACAACACG TTGATCAACAACATAGATTTACCCAAACAGACTAGAGAAGCACTTCGCAGAAGTGCTTCTCAATACCTGCTGTAttgtcaaagaaaaaataaaacatatACAACTAGGAAGCCTCTACCAGCAAAGGCCAAGCTACAATTAGTTGAAACATTTTCCAAGAAACGGTACCTGACTAGATGTGAAAAACATCAGTTGGCGGTTCAATGTGGGATCACCACCAATCAAGTTCAAATTTGG TTTGCAAATAGGCGCAAGAGATCGAAAGATCTAAACAATCGTGACTAG
- a CDS encoding uncharacterized protein (CAGL0E00363g~Has domain(s) with predicted methyltransferase activity): MRPQEYLGDKQSVCVFVGAMARGHDSFADEYVDDKIAISNYPLSASVACSKFCHGAEDAWAII; this comes from the coding sequence ATGAGGCCGCAGGAGTACCTTGGGGATAAGCAATCAGTATGTGTATTTGTGGGGGCGATGGCGAGAGGCCACGACTCCTTTGCTGATGAATATGTAGATGACAAAATAGCTATATCTAACTACCCGCTCTCCGCCTCCGTCGCCTGCTCCAAGTTCTGTCATGGCGCTGAGGACGCATGGGCCATTATATAA
- the MDL1 gene encoding ATP-binding cassette permease MDL1 (CAGL0E00385g~Ortholog(s) have mitochondrion localization) has product MFARGSRLFLYRPVIHRNSSTKTDLKKTQTWTQVKQLLRLAKPERKYIAGAVGLIAVSSAVSMSLPSVIGTLIDHASTPDAPIYGLTRNQFLLALGSVFVVGAIANSGRIIILKITGEKLVARLRTKTMKSMLSQDATFLDKHRVGDLISRLSSDASIVSKSVTSNLSDGCRATLQGVVGIGMMTYISLKLTTVMTMMVPPLGILAMLYGGKIKKISRQLQDKVGQLSKTSEEQLNSLKTVQAYAGERKELQRYSNEVRSVFNIGVKEAVASALFFGSTGLIGNIAMIGLLLVGTADSSITLGELSSFMMYGVYTGSSVFGLTGFYSELMKGCGAAERVLELQNMKTKISPTKGISPPKTLKGLPITFNNVSFAYSNGKSVLSEMNFQIHPGEHVCFVGGSGCGKSTISSLLLRYYRTGSGNISIGNYDISAFNLRKYRRMLGVVQQEPLLFNGTILDNITYGLHDKSLTDLNMALKAANCDQFIKESHMGLDTLVGPRGAQLSGGQRQRIALARVFLQNPDILILDEATSALDTKSEDIINKELQRRQEAGMTTISIAHRLSTIRHSSRVIVIEDGRVVESGSFDQLRSTRDSELNKLLKEGLEHHK; this is encoded by the coding sequence ATGTTTGCTAGAGGATCGAGATTATTTTTATACAGGCCTGTTATACATAGGAATTCCTCCACAAAAACCGATCTAAAGAAGACACAGACATGGACTCAAGTGAAGCAGTTATTGCGATTAGCTAAGCCGGAGAGAAAGTACATAGCAGGAGCTGTAGGGCTTATAGCGGTTTCAAGTGCAGTTAGTATGAGTCTTCCTTCTGTGATTGGAACGTTGATAGATCATGCATCCACGCCAGATGCGCCTATTTATGGCTTGACTAGGAATCAGTTTCTGCTGGCACTGGGATCGgtttttgttgttggaGCCATTGCAAATTCGGGTCGAATAATTATACTAAAGATTACAGGTGAGAAGTTAGTTGCTCGATTGAGGACAAAGACAATGAAATCCATGCTTTCACAGGATGCTACCTTTTTAGATAAACATAGAGTGGGCGACTTGATCTCCCGACTCTCATCTGATGCATCAATTGTCTCAAAAAGTGTAACTTCCAATTTGTCTGACGGTTGTAGAGCAACGTTACAAGGTGTTGTAGGCATTGGTATGATGacatatatatcattgaaACTAACTACTGTAATGACAATGATGGTACCACCTCTGGGAATTCTGGCCATGCTATATGGTGGcaagatcaagaaaatatcCAGGCAATTACAGGATAAAGTGGGTCAACTATCAAAAACAAGTGAGGAACAATTGAACTCCCTAAAAACTGTGCAAGCGTATGCAGGTGAAAGGAAAGAACTACAAAGATATTCGAATGAGGTTAGGAGTGTTTTCAACATTGGAGTGAAAGAAGCAGTGGCCTCTGCTTTGTTTTTTGGAAGCACAGGTCTAATTGGTAATATTGCTATGATAGGCCTACTTCTCGTGGGGACGGCAGATAGTTCGATTACCCTTGGCGAGCTGTCTAGTTTCATGATGTATGGTGTTTATACGGGTTCATCAGTGTTTGGGTTAACTGGATTTTATTCGGAGCTAATGAAAGGTTGTGGTGCTGCAGAACGTGTATTGGAATtacaaaatatgaaaaCTAAAATCTCTCCAACAAAAGGTATCTCTCCTCCAAAAACTTTGAAGGGGTTACCTATCACATTCAACAATGTGTCATTTGCGTATTCGAATGGAAAATCGGTACTGTCAGAGATGAACTTTCAAATACATCCCGGTGAACATGTTTGTTTTGTAGGTGGTTCGGGTTGTGGTAAGTCTACTATCAGTTCATTGCTACTACGTTATTATAGGACTGGGTCAGGGAATATTAGCATTGGTAACTATGATATATCAGCGTTTAATTTAAGAAAATACCGTCGTATGCTAGGTGTTGTTCAACAGGAGCCATTACTTTTCAATGGTACTATACTGGATAATATTACCTACGGGCTTCATGACAAATCCTTAACTGACCTAAACATGGCGTTAAAAGCAGCCAATTGTGATCAATTTATTAAAGAGTCTCACATGGGACTAGATACCTTGGTAGGTCCTAGAGGTGCTCAATTGTCTGGGGGGCAAAGACAGCGTATAGCCCTTGCGAGAGTGTTCCTGCAAAATCCAGATATCTTGATCCTGGATGAAGCAACTAGTGCATTAGATACAAAAAGCGAGGATATCATAAATAAGGAACTACAGAGGAGACAAGAGGCTGGGATGACTACCATTTCCATTGCACACAGATTGTCGACCATTCGTCATAGTTCTAGAGTCATCGTTATCGAGGATGGTAGAGTTGTCGAAAGTGGCTCATTCGATCAACTAAGGTCTACAAGAGATAGTGAGTTAAATAAACTGTTAAAAGAGGGTCTGGAACATCATAAATAG
- the OCA4 gene encoding Oca4p (CAGL0E00407g~Ortholog(s) have cytoplasm localization), with amino-acid sequence MLVPPASFGIAEEGIYRCSKVETLNLSFLEGLNLKTVIFVGGTEPSKFFKEFFTRSSIEWTAIRTADFSTVGSPLKNDLSLVSPHSYQKMHSDEDTQSRESLGEDGESIHSGTSLTIGMNKVISPQKMAYHFSDSDDLMLIKSKSLQRIFEKLLDRKNYNTLLVDKTSLVIGILRKIQKWNISSIINEYRLFAGKNRGYFAETFLEMIQIKIEQTIEERSLDEQQIDTIVSEEQQLPCVEHKSNPVELVDEDLLCDEPEVPERQLHIVEEAERKNRIKDIPRVNNILISDTSTSSSDLGIFGHRYRLAFTQKEQGQYEYYKSQDGNDDIETVCLKIPKENDLPGWFKFQRDLWEQENIPQIHHFYKEQIYI; translated from the coding sequence ATGCTTGTTCCACCAGCTAGCTTTGGTATTGCCGAAGAGGGCATATATAGGTGTTCGAAAGTGGAAACATTAAACTTGTCATTCTTAGAGGGTTTGAACTTAAAGACAGTAATATTTGTTGGTGGTACGGAGCCATCAAAATTCTTTAAGGAATTTTTCACTAGATCATCAATTGAATGGACTGCAATTAGAACAGCAGATTTTTCCACTGTGGGCTCGCCTTTGAAGAATGATTTAAGCCTTGTATCCCCACACTCTTACCAAAAAATGCATTCAGATGAAGATACACAATCTAGAGAATCCCTAGGGGAAGATGGAGAATCCATTCATAGCGGGACAAGTTTAACTATAGGAATGAACAAGGTAATTTCTCCCCAGAAGATGGCATATCATTTCTCTGATAGTGATGATCTCATGCTAATAAAAAGTAAGAGCCTGCaaagaatttttgaaaagttaCTAGATAGAAAGAACTACAATACACTGCTTGTGGACAAAACTTCTTTGGTAATTGGCATCCTGCggaaaatacaaaaatggAATATAAGTTCAATTATTAATGAATATAGATTATTTGCTGGAAAGAATAGAGGATACTTTGCTGAAACTTTTCTTGAAATGattcaaatcaaaatagAACAAACAATCGAAGAGCGCAGTTTGGATGAACAACAAATAGACACAATTGTTAGTGAAGAGCAGCAACTCCCGTGCGTCGAACACAAGTCGAATCCCGTTGAACTAGTTGATGAAGACTTACTTTGCGACGAACCAGAGGTACCAGAGAGACAGCTACATATTGTTGAGGAAgctgaaagaaaaaatagaattaaAGACATCCCAAGGGTAAATAACATATTAATAAGTGATACGtcaacatcttcatcagatCTGGGTATATTTGGTCACCGTTATAGACTCGCTTTCACTCAAAAGGAGCAGGGCCAATATGAGTATTATAAGTCACAAGACGGTAATGATGATATAGAGACAGTCTGTCTCAAAATTCCCAAAGAAAACGACTTGCCGGGCTGGTTTAAGTTCCAAAGAGATTTATGggaacaagaaaatattcCTCAAATACATCATTTTTATAAAGAacagatatatatataa
- the CDC50 gene encoding aminophospholipid translocase regulatory protein CDC50 (CAGL0E00429g~Ortholog(s) have phospholipid-translocating ATPase activity and role in actin cortical patch localization, endocytosis, intracellular protein transport, phospholipid translocation), translating into MWFFKKAAEPEDSLMGTEHKSNKPPNTAFRQQRLKSWQPILSPQSVLPLLIFYACIFTPIGVGLILSAKGVQDLTIDYSHCSTKANTGDFTDIPKKYVHHNFKHKVASKARWKLENEDDESKCILEFEIPDDIKDSVYIYYKLTNFYQNHRRYVESFDYKQLLGKALSKDELTTACRPLRAEGDKIVYPCGMIANSMFNDTFDQQLKAVGDSNSDYELTNKKISWSIDRKRFKKTTYNASQIIPPPNWRERFPDGYTEDNIPNIHEWEEFQVWMRTAALPKFYKLALKNETAPLPKGTYSMAIGLHYPISYFGGSKSFVLTTNSVIGGRNMSLGVVYLIVSCLSGLLALIFIIKLFFQPRAMGDHAFLKFDEETDSRDNNDLALREIL; encoded by the coding sequence ATGTGGTTCTTCAAAAAGGCTGCTGAACCGGAGGATTCGCTTATGGGCACCGAACACAAATCCAATAAACCCCCCAATACAGCCTTTAGACAACAGAGATTGAAATCATGGCAGCCAATACTATCACCGCAGAGTGTACTTCCATTGCTAATATTCTATGCTTGCATATTCACACCAATTGGCGTAGGTCTAATATTGAGTGCCAAAGGTGTTCAGGACCTCACAATTGACTATAGCCACTGCTCGACCAAGGCAAACACAGGCGATTTTACAGATATACCGAAAAAGTATGTTCATCACAACTTTAAACACAAGGTAGCTAGCAAGGCCAGATGGAAGTTAGAgaatgaagatgacgaaTCCAAGTGTATTCTTGAATTCGAGATACCGGATGATATCAAGGATTCtgtttatatatactaCAAATTAACCAATTTCTACCAGAACCATAGAAGATATGTTGAGTCATTTGACTATAAGCAGCTCCTGGGGAAGGCCTTATCCAAAGATGAATTAACCACGGCTTGTAGACCTCTTCGCGCGGAGGGTGATAAGATAGTTTACCCTTGTGGTATGATTGCAAATTCTATGTTCAATGATACCTTTGACCAACAATTGAAGGCAGTTGGTGACTCTAACTCAGACTATGAGCttacaaacaaaaaaatatcatgGAGCATCGATAGAAAAAGGTTCAAGAAAACTACATACAATGCTTCTCAAATTATACCACCTCCTAATTGGCGTGAGAGATTTCCTGATGGATACACTGAGGATAATATTCCTAATATACATGAGTGGGAGGAATTTCAAGTCTGGATGCGTACTGCAGCTTTACCGAAGTTTTATAAACTCGctttaaaaaatgaaacGGCACCATTGCCGAAAGGTACATACAGCATGGCTATTGGCTTACATTATCCCATATCGTACTTTGGAGGATCAAAGTCCTTTGTACTAACAACAAATAGTGTCATTGGTGGCAGAAATATGTCCCTTGGTGTTGTTTACTTAATCGTTTCTTGTTTGTCAGGCTTATTGGCATTAAtctttattatcaaattaTTCTTTCAGCCTAGAGCAATGGGTGACCACgcatttttgaaatttgatgaagagaCTGATTCTAGAGATAATAACGACTTGGCACTGCGGGAGATTCTGTAG